CGGCAGGGGCGTATGAACAGACCGAACTTGGCAGGCCGACGTACACAACAGCGACCGGAACGCGTCCAGGTGACGCAAGAAGGAATGTACCGGATGACAGATTATTGTAATGAGGATCACTTCATGAGGACATGTGAACCACCGGCTCATGGTCGGCAAAAAGTGCCTCATTACGAACAAAGAGCTAATTTTTCAGGTGAAGGGAAGTTCTCATACACGCCGTATTTGCTCCAACAGGCCGCACTTCACTGTTCCTGCCGGGCCTCTGCCATCACCCAGCAGCCGTGCGCGTCATATACATCCGCCTGCTTCCGGCTCTACAGTAAAGGCAGCGATGGACGAGGAGACCGTTCTGATGGCGCGTCTGCACTTCGGTGACGGCGCGGCGCTGGCCGAACTGTATGCGCGGCTGGGGCCTCACGTCTATGCGCTGTGTTTCGAGCTTCTCCAGAGCCGCGAAGACGCGGAAGAGGTTCTTCAGGACACCTTTGCGCGGCTGAGCAGCGGGCCGCACCTGTACCGCCCGGAACTGGGTTCGCCGCGTGCCTACGTGTACACCGTGGCCCGCAATACGGCGCTGTCACGGCTGCGGGCGCGGAAGGCCAGGCCCACCAGCCTCGATCCGGCTCTGGTGCCCGCCGAACGCCTGGCCGCGCACACCCAGGATCTGGACGTGAGATCGAGCGTGCATACCGCGATGGAGACGCTGCCGAGAAGTGACCAGCGCCTGTTACTCGACGCGTTCTTTCAGGGTCTCACTCATCCGGAAATCGCGACCGCCCGCAGCATGCCGCTGGGCACCGTCAAAACCCGGCTGCGGCGGGCACTGCTGGCGATGCGCCGCCGCCTGGAGGACGCATGAACGCTGGCCCACACCTGAACCCAGGGCCGCTGGAGCGCTATGCCCTGGGGCTGCTTGCGCCCAGCGACGCGCAGCGCATCGAGGATCATCTGAGCAGCTGCACCGCCTGCCGCCGCGCCCTGGTCGAGCAACAGGACGCGCTGATTGCGGCCGTGGAGGCGTTGCCGTCACCGGGGCCGCTGCCTGCTCTGCGGCTCAGCGAACAGCCACTGGTACGGCCTGCACCGCCACCCGCGCAGCGTGCAATATGGCCGCTGGTGGCCTCGCTAGCCCTCCTGGTTGCCGCATTCGGACTCGGCTGGGGGCAGCAGCAGTCGTCGGCCCGGCAGCGGCTGGAAGCGCAGCAGCAACTGGTCAGCGGCTGGCTGGCCCGCGCCGATGTGCGGGCGCTGACCCTGACCGACCTGAAGCGCCGTCCGAGTGGGCGCGTGCTGATCGATGTCGGGGAGCACCAGAGCGGCACGAAAAACGGACAGGGCCTGTTCGTGTTGCCCGACGCTCCGGCGGGTCTGGAATACCGCGCCTGGGTCGCCCGCGACTGGCACCTCGGCGACCCGATGACCCTGGTCAGCCGCAGCCGCAGCGGAATTTTTAAGGTGGCGCTGGGCGTCAACGATTACCTGTGTCTGAGTCTTGACCGCCCCGACGCCCCCACCACCGGACCTCAGCACATTTTGGGCAAGGCGTTTTATTAGAGCGTTTCTCGGAGGTGGGAGTGGAACAGCGTTCCCGACGGGCTTTCAACCTCTGTCGCTTTGCTTCCTCGCTGCTGATACAGCCCCTCTACATCCTGCGACTTTGCCCGACCAGCCCGGCACATCCGGCGGGTTGAATCTGAACGCTTCAGCGCTGCGTATCTATAGGCGGAGGAACACCTATGCAAAAGAATCTGCTGCTTACGCTGACCGCCGGACTGTCACTGATGCTCGCGGGCGCACCTGCCCAGGCCCAGGGAGCCGCCAAACCGCAGGTCGTTCAGGTCAAGCTCTCGGAATGGAGCATGGGCATGGAAGACACCAAGGTCAAGGGCGCGGTGCAGTTCGACGTGTCGAATGTGGGCAAGTTCCCGCACGTGCTGACCATTGAAGGCAAGATCGGCGGTCAGGCCTTCGTCATCTCCTCGATGCTGCTCAAGGCGGGAGAGGCCACCTCGATGACCGTGACGCTGCCTGCCGGGACATACAACGTGTACTGCCCGCTGCCCGGCCACGCGGCCCGGGGCATGGTCGGCACGCTGACCATCGAATAAGTTCAGAACGCCAAACTCAGAGCAGGGCCGAAGACGCACGGGAAAGCCCGGTATCTTCGGCCCTGCTGTCTGATCTGTACTGTCAGGGCGCGGTTTCCACCCGTATCTCGGTGGTGTCGGTGATCTCGGCCCCGAACACCTGCCCCTTGCCGCCGAGGGTCTTGCTGAACAGGTATTGCCCTTCTGCGCCCGTGTCTCAGAATCACGTCCCCGAAACTCTGACCCGGCAGCGTACCGATCAGTTTGTTCGGTTCGGTACCGTAAGCGTCCGAACCACAGCCCCACGGTATTGCCGCCGCCCAGACAGGTTGGGGTGCCAGCAACGATGTCTTCACGCCCGCACCGCATCCAGATACGGCTGGCTGCCAACGAGCCGAAACGATACGTTCACGGTCGCCGCTGGTGAGCTGAATGTTGCTGGACGCATGCCCCCGCCGAGCGCCTGAAGCAGCGGCAGCAGCGACACGTACAGACCACCGCTGTCAGGCGTGCCGTCGATACTCGTGCTGCGGTCATCGATCTTGAGGGTGTACAGAGCCGCCTGTGCGCTTCCGCCCAGCGCCAACAGCAGTCCCCACTTTCCGAGCCAGTGTTCCACTTCGCTCCTCCAGCAGATGAGTCCATCTATGGGAGACGATTGTATTTGACTTCACCGATTTCCCATCCATAGTAGCGCGGCAATGTCGTGCTCAGGAGTCGTCTTCCTTCTGGCCGGTCACAGTTTCCTGGTCACAGGATGTGAGCGGCTGTCTTTTATGTGGGTTCTCTTACAGAATTTCTGTGTTTTCCCACAGGAGTCACATTGACAACAGGCGTCCCACGCTCTACTTTATCGGTAAAGCTAATTCTTTCTCCGCATTTCTTCCCCGCCCACGCGAGGTGCTGTCATGACGCCCCCACCCCTGCCCGTTACCCTGGCCGATGTTGCCCGGCTGGCTGGCGTGTCCAAGATGACCGTCTCGAACGTGCTGAACGAACGGCCCGGCATGTCGCCGGACACGCGT
This region of Deinococcus ruber genomic DNA includes:
- a CDS encoding RNA polymerase sigma factor translates to MARLHFGDGAALAELYARLGPHVYALCFELLQSREDAEEVLQDTFARLSSGPHLYRPELGSPRAYVYTVARNTALSRLRARKARPTSLDPALVPAERLAAHTQDLDVRSSVHTAMETLPRSDQRLLLDAFFQGLTHPEIATARSMPLGTVKTRLRRALLAMRRRLEDA
- a CDS encoding plastocyanin/azurin family copper-binding protein, encoding MQKNLLLTLTAGLSLMLAGAPAQAQGAAKPQVVQVKLSEWSMGMEDTKVKGAVQFDVSNVGKFPHVLTIEGKIGGQAFVISSMLLKAGEATSMTVTLPAGTYNVYCPLPGHAARGMVGTLTIE
- a CDS encoding zf-HC2 domain-containing protein, producing the protein MNAGPHLNPGPLERYALGLLAPSDAQRIEDHLSSCTACRRALVEQQDALIAAVEALPSPGPLPALRLSEQPLVRPAPPPAQRAIWPLVASLALLVAAFGLGWGQQQSSARQRLEAQQQLVSGWLARADVRALTLTDLKRRPSGRVLIDVGEHQSGTKNGQGLFVLPDAPAGLEYRAWVARDWHLGDPMTLVSRSRSGIFKVALGVNDYLCLSLDRPDAPTTGPQHILGKAFY